GGGGGCGATTCGAGGCCGCACGGAAGGCTCGGTGGCCGTGGCAGACCTGGAAGTGACCATCGAAGATCTCGAACAATTCTTCGCCGATCCACGCCACGTCGCTCAGCTTCGCGGTAGCGTAACCCTTCCGCAGTTAGCCACGGCGCGCCCGCTCGCTTCCGGCGAGCTCGAAATGTACGTGCCCGATCTCCAGCGCAGCGCCAAACTCTTGCGTTACTCTTTCACGTTTTCCGGCAACGACGAAGCGCCGTACTTCTTCCGCGGCGTGAAGGTACTGCGTACCCCGTTTCCCTCACTGCGCGCCCAAGTGACGTTGTTCAGCGAGGTTCGTGCGGGGGGCGAAAATGGCCCACTGTGGGGCGCCGGCATTCTCACGTTTCGCTGGCGCGACTTGCCTGCTTTTCTCGGCTCGATGCGTGCCGAAGGCTGCTCGCGCGCGCTCGCGTTGTGGCGGTTCGGGCGGTTTGCGCAGCGCGAACTTGCTTTCGCACCGGCATGAACGAAGTCCGCGCCAGCGCCTCGCCAGCACATCGGCTGGATGCCCCACTGCCGGCGCCGACCAGATGGCGAGGCTACGAACTCTCCTGGCAGTGGTGGAGTGCCGGAACCGTACGCGTGCAAGTGGCCACGGTGGCCGATCTCGCACGGCACGTGGATACCGAGGCGCTGCTGCGCGACCCGAATGCGCCGGAGCCCCCATATTGGGCCTATTTGTGGCCGGGAAGCCGTGCACTCGCGCGCTATCTCGTGTCGCACGCGGCTCCGGCCGGAGGGCGCGCCCTCGAAGTGGGTTGCGGGGCTGGTCTCGTGTCGGTGGTGTTGGCCTGCCTTGGCGCGCAAGTGTGGGCCTTCGACCGGGATCGCGATGCCGTCGCACTTTGCCGCCTCAATGCCGCATGGAACGGAGTCTCGGTCGGGGTTTGGCGAGGGGATCTCGGGCAACCAAGTTTACGAAGTCGTGTGGACCTGTTGTGCGCAGCCGACGTGACGTACGACCCCCGCTTGCAGCAAGCCGTGCTGGCGCTTGCGGCCACGAGGTTGAGTGAAACAGGACGTTTACTGTGCACCGAGTCGGTTCGTACATTCGATCGAGAATGGCTTGCCGATGCGGCCCGCAGGGGATTTTCTATTCGCGAGGAGCAATTGGACGAAGCAGACGGGGAAAGATCCGTGCCCGTGCGCATGATAGAAATGCGCTGGGCCGAGGGAAAATACGAATGAAAGCGAGGAACTCAGTCCGGATCGTGCAGCGAATGGAACCAAGCAAAGCTCGAGTGCGACACCGCGCGTACCAAGGTTCCCGATGAATCAACGCGAGCGAATGCACGAACTCCTGAAAAAGCAGCGCCCGCTCGTGATGGGCGGCGTGTACGACGGCATCTCCACGCGCCTCGCCCAGGCAGCCGGCTTCGAAGCGCTGTTCATTGGTGGTTTCAGCGTGGCGGCCTCGTTACTCGGCGAGCCGGATGTCGGATACCTGACACAAACCGAGATGGCGGACACAGCCCGCAGGCTCTGCCGGCTCACGGATCGGCCGGTATTGGTGGATGCGGACACCGGCTACGGCGGCATCGTGAATGTCGAGCGCACCGTGGAGCTGTATTACCGCGCCGGAGCGGCTGGGTTGTTCTTGGAAGATCAGGTTTGGCCCAAACGCTGCGGGCACATGCGGGGCAAGCAAGTCGTGGAAACCGCCGAGTGGGTGGCCAAGTTGCGCGCCGTGCGCGAGCACCGGTTCGGGCAAGAGATGTTTTTGGTGGCGCGCACCGACGCGCTCGCCGTGCATGGCATCGAGGAGGCCATCGCGCGCGCCCGTGCTGCGTTCGAAGCGGGTGCCGACGCCATCTTCGTAGAGGCGCCTGAATCGCTGGACCAACTGGAACGCATCGGACGGGAAGCGCCAGGCATCAAGGTGGCGAACATGGTCGAATTCGGGCGCACGCCGCTGCTCCGGCCGGCGGAGCTCTGGGATCTCGGCTTTCACATCATCGTCACGCCGCTGGCCCCCATGCTGAGCGCCGCGCGCGCTTTGGAGGCGACGTATCAATGGTTGCGCCAAGAAGGCACGTTGCGCGAACACCTAGACCAACTCCTTCCGCTGGCCCGCTGGTACGAGCTGGTGGGTTACAAGGAAGGGTAAGCAACAACGGCGCGCTCCGCGCATGACCCCGCCGCACGGGCGCTTTCCCGGAACGTCACCCCACCTTTCCTCCTGAGGCGCATACCGGCGCGACATTCTGTCCGGGTGCTGGACACCTTGGTTCTTGCGGCACAAGATGAGAGCGTCACGATGGCGTTCGCTTGGCGACGTTGCCCGCTGCGGCGCAGATACAGGCGAGCACACCGGGGTCGGACGCCAGTGTTTTTCCCGAACCGCCCGGAGCCGTGGCATCGCGATGGACAAAGTGACGCCGGCACGACTTAGATGGCGACCCACTTTACGCCTCGGACGAACGGCACGATCACCGACCGCGAGTTCGAAACCGCGCGCGCTGACCTCGATCGACGCACCGAGGGCACTGTCGTTTAGCGCCGGAGCATGTAGGGGCGACCGGCCGGTCGCCCCTACACTACACAATCGTCCCTTCCCCCTGCACAACAGCGCCCTACCCATACGATGGGTGCCGCGGTTCGAGGGGCCACTTATTGCAGCACGGGGGCTTTTCCGGGTCCGGCCGGGCCCACGAGCAACACGAGGCGGTGATACAGGTGGCGCTCGTCCTGGCTTTTAGCCGCGAGTTCTCTGCAAGTGATTGCGCCATGCGAATCGCCCCGCCGCCTTGTTGTGCGCGCTTCGTAGCGAGCGGTGGCCGCTGTGCCGGCACACTCGCCATCCGCCGGCGTGGAGACGCTCCGCCCGGGGGTCTAGGTGCTCGGCGGGTTGTCGGTCGGCGGCACGCCAGGGTCCACCCGGCCGTTGCACCGATTGGAAACGCTCGAGGAAATGGCAACGGTTCGTCTTCGAGTGGGTTTTGGCATCATGATTGAAGCGGTAGTGCCGGCATGGCTTCGCTGGCGCGCACGCAACCCGTAACGGCAATGAGTAGTTTCGATCTCGATCGCAGTCCGTTCACGGTAATTTGGGAGGTCACCCGCGCCTGCGACTTGCGCTGCGTGCACTGCCGCGCCGATGCCCAACCAAGGCGCGACCCGCGCGAGCTCTCCACGGAAGAGGGCAAGCGTTTGCTCGAACAAGTGCGCGATCTGCAAAGCCCGGTGTTCATCTTTACGGGCGGCGATCCGCTGCGCCGGCCGGACTTATTCCAGCTCATCGCTTACGGCGTCGCCCTCGGCTTAAACGTGGCCATCACCCCGAGCGGCACGCCGCTTTTGACTGCTGACGTGGTGCGAAAATTTCGTGCTCACGGGGTACGGCGCATGGGGCTGAGTCTCGACGGCCCCGACGCGGCCACGCACGACGCATTCCGCCAGCAGCCCGGCTCGTTTGCCTGGAGCGTTGGGGCGCTGCAAGGTGCACGAGATTGCGGACTGCCCACTCAAATCAACACCACTGTGACCCGCCGTAACCTGCACCTGCTCGGCGCGATGGCCGAATTGGTGGCAAGTTTGGGCGCCGTGACTTGGAGCGTGTTTTTTCTCGTGCGCGTGGGGCGGGCGCAAGAAGCGGATCAGCTCACGGCAGCGGAGTTCGAGGAGGTGTTTGGCTTTCTGTACGAGCTTTCCCGGCGCGTGCCCTTCCAAGTGCGCACCACTGCGGCCCCTCATTACCGCCGCTACGTGTTACAGCGCCAGGCTGGGGAGCGCCGCCGCCAGGCTGCCGGCGCTGCGCCCCTCTTGGGCACCATCCCCCAAGACGCTCCCGCCGATATGCCACGCGCACTGCAAGGCATCACGGACGGCCGAGGCTTGCTATTCGTTTCGCACACCGGAGAGGTATTCCCGAGCGGTTTTTTGCCCCTCGCCGCTGGCAACGTGCGCCAGCAGTCGTTGGCCGAGATTTACCGGAACGCGCCACTGTTCCGGGCCTTGCGCGACACGAGCCTATGGCGGGGCAAATGCCGCGATTGCGAGTTCGTGCGCGTGTGCGGAGGCTCGCGCGCCCGTGCGTACGCGCATTGCGGCGACCCGCTGGCGGAAGAGCCCTTGTGCGTGTACCAGCCGCGCCGCGCAGAGCGCACCCGCTCGGGCGCCCCCCGTCCCGGCTACTGATTACGAACGCGCCGGGTCGGGCTTTTCTGGGTCGATCCCGAAGTCCTCGATGGCGCGCGCCACTTCCTCCGGGCGAACCCGGCCCCGTTCTGCCAGTAGTGCCAGCGCCGCCACCGTGATGCATTCCGCGTCCACTTCGAAGTGGCGCCGCAGCACTTTGCGTTCGTCGCTGCGGCCGAAACCGTCGGTGCCCAAGGCAACGAGACCATCCGGAACGAACGGAGCGAGGGCGTCGCCGACCACCTTCATATAGTCGCTGACGGCTACGATTGGATACGGTTCGTCCGCGAGAATCGTTTCCAGATACGAGCGCCGCGGCGTGGCCAAGGGGTGCAACATGTTCCAGCGGCGGCACGCCAGGGCATCGCGCCGGAGTTCGCTCCAACTCGTGACGCTCCACACATGGGCAGCCACCTGCCGTTCGGCGAGAAGATCTTGCGCCCGCCACGCCTCGCGCAAGATGGCACCGCTGCCAAACAGGTGCACGTGCGGCCAATCGCCCACAGGGTCGGCCGCTTGCAGCTTGTAGCAACCCCGCAAAATACCTTCGCGCACCCCTTCAGGCATCGGCGGCTGGCGGTAGAGTTCATTGGTAACGGTGAGGTAATAAAAACAGTCCTCGCGTTCGCAGTACATTCGCCGCAAGCCCTCTTCCACGATCACGGCAATCTCGTATGCAAAGGCCGGATCGTAGGCGCGCACGGTCGGTACGGTGCTGGCGACGACGTGACTGTGGCCATCCTGATGCTGCAAGCCTTCGCCCGCGAGGGTGGTGCGCCCGGAGGTGGCGCCGATGAGAAACCCTTTGCCGCGCGCATCGGCATTTTGCCAGATCAAATCGCCAATGCGCTGGAAGCCGAACATCGAATAGAAGAAGAAAAACGGGATCGTGTTGACGCCGTGCGTGGAGTACGCCGTGCCGGCAGCCTGAAAGGAGGCCATGGCACCCGCTTCGGTAATGCCTTCCTCCAGGAGTTGCCCGTCCGTCGCCTCGCGATAAAACGCCACGACGTCCGAATCCACCGGCTCGTACAGTTGCCCCTTGGGAGAGTAAATGCCGAATTTGCGGAAGAGAGCATCCATCCCGAAGGTTCGCGCTTCGTCGGCCACGATGGGCACGATGAGGCGGCCGAGTTCCGGGTCGCTCATGAGCTGGCGAAGCAACCGCACGAGCACCATGGTGGTGGCCACTTCGCGAGTGCCGGAACCGGCATAGTATTCTTCGAAAATGGACCGCGGAGGGGGAGGTAAGCTGATCGTGTGGCCTCGCCGGCGCGGCACAAAGCCCCCGAGTGCGCGCCGACGCTCGAGCAAGTATTCGATCTCCTCGCTGTCGTCCGGCGGCTTGTAAAAGGGCGTCTCGGCAAGTTCCGCATCGCCGATCGGAATGCCCAAGCGATCCCGGAAGGAGCGCAGCTCTTTCTCGTTCAGCTTTTTTTGCTGGTGGGTGACGTTGCGTCCTTCGCCGGCTTCCCCGAGGCCGTAACCTTTGATGGTTTTGGCGAGGATGACGGTCGGTTGCCCGCGATGTTCCGTGGCCGCCTTGTAGGCCGCGTAAATCTTTTCCGGATCGTGGCCGCCGCGGCGGAGTTTGCGCAGTTTGGCATCGGTCAAGTCCGCCACCAGTTCGAGCAGCTCGGGATGGACGCCAAAAAAGTGCTGGCGGATGTACGCGCCCGACTCGACCGTGTACTTTTGGTACTGCCCGTCTACCACTTCGTTCATGCGCTGGACGAGCAAGCCCTTTTTGTCCCGCGCCAGGAGCGGGTCCCAGTCGCTTCCCCAAATGACCTTGATGACGTTCCAGCCGGCTCCGCGGAACAACGCTTCGAGCTCCTGAATGATCTTGCCGTTGCCCCGCACCGGGCCGTCGAGCCGCTGCAAGTTGCAATTGATGACCCAGGTGAGGTTGTCTAGTTCCTCTCGTGCTGCGAGGGTGAGCGCGCCCACCGCTTCGGGCTCGTCCATCTCGCCATCGCCCAAAAAGGCCCACACCCGCCCGCCATCGTGCGCAATCAAACCCCGCGCCCGCAAGTAACGGTTGAACCGCGCCTGGTAGATCGAAGTGATGGGCGAGAGTCCCATGGATACGGTCGGGAACTGCCAGAACTCGGGCATACACCACGGGTGGGGGTAGGAAGCCAGGCCCCCGCCCTCGGCAAACTCGCGCCGAAACGCCAGCAAATGCCGCTCGGTGAGGCGCCCTTCCAGAAACGCGCGTGCATATACGCCGGGGGAAGCGTGGCCTTGAAAGAACACTTGGTCGCCGGGCTCGTGCTCGGATGGTGCGCGAAAGAAGTGGTTGAAGCCCACCTCGAACAGGGTAGCCACCGAAGCAAAGGTCGAAATGTGGCCGCCGATGCCCGGATAGTACTTGTTGGCGTGCACCACCATGGCCATGGCGTTCCAGCGAATGATGTTACGGATGCGGCGCTCGATTTCGAGATCGCCCGGATATGGAGGTTGCTCCTCGACGGGAATGGTATTGATGTACGGCGTGTTGAGCCCCGGCATGAGTTTCACGGTCGTGCGGCCGATCTCCATGCGAACGATTCTATCGCGAAGGGATCGTGGTCGCTATCGCAAGCTTGCCCCTGATGAATCTCGCTCGGCGTCGGCAAGAAAACGTGTTGCGGTCGCTTGCAAGAAGCGGGAATGAGTACGGCCGGCGGTGCGGGCGGCCAGCGACAACAGACGGGCACGGGGTTGGCTAGTCAGCCGCTCCGAGACGAACCAAAAGCGGAGGGAGGCGATGGCAACGAGACGCAGATGGATGGTGGAGGTCTTACTGCTCGGCTTGCTCGCGACGGCGCCTGGGGGCGCTGTGCGCGCGGACGCTGGCGCGGACAACGCCCCAGTCTTCGAACCCCTACTCAGTGACCGGTTGCGGGTGGAAGTCGTGGATTGGTTCCGGCCGCTTCCGGGACGCGCGCCAAGCGGAGCGCAGCGCTACTCGTTTTACGGCAACCAATTCCGTTTCGGGGGCAAGGCCAACCTGGGCGTGCTGGCGGTGGTGCTCGAGGGCCAGTACACCCAGCTTCTCGGCCTTCCCGATAACGCGAGCTTGGCCGCCCCCGAGGGTAACCTTGGCCCAGGCGCAGTGTACTTTGCCCATACGCATCGGCGCAACCAAGGGGAGGTTTTCCTCAAGCGGGGCTTTCTCTCGGTGGGCAACTGGAAAGAGTTACCGCAAGCGGGCGCGCAACTGGGCCGGTTCGAATACAGCGACGGGCTCGAAACGGTGCCCAAAGATGCCCGCTTGGCGTGGCTCAAGCGCGTGCGGGTGGCGGAGCGATTGGTGGGGCCGTTTGGTTACACGCACGTTACCCGCAGCTTCGATGGCGTACGCATGGCGTGGGACGAATCTCGATGGAACCTCACGGCCTTCGCGGCCCGCCCCACGCAAGGCGGTTTCGAAATCAGCGCAAACCGGGAATTGGCCGGCACGATCGTGGCCGGAATGGCGTGGACGCTCAAGGAGCAGCCGGAACTCTTCCCCATCGATGGGCGCCTATTTTGGTTGTACTACGAGGATCGGCGGGACCGTGCGGTGAAGGTGGATAATCGTCCCCCCGCCGCCAGAGTGGCGGATCGGGACGACATCGCCTTGCACACCGTCGGGTTTCATCACATCGGCGTGTTCCCTGCGGGCCCGGGCCATGCGGATTATCTTGCCTGGCTTGCCGTGCAACGTGGCAGTTGGGGTGAACTGGACCATGCGGCTTGGGGTTGGTCGCTGGAGGCCGGCTACCAGTTGCCCGCACTGCCGGGCGGGCCGTGGTGCCGTGTGGGTTACACGCAAACCTCCGGCGACGGTAACCCCAGCGACGGGCAACACGAAACGTTTTTCCAATTGCTGCCGACTGCACGGGCCTATGCGCAAACCCCGTTTTTCAATCTCATGAATTTGGAAGACTTGTTCGTGCAGTTGCTCGTGCGCCCGCATGAACGCGTGCACCTGCGCGCCGATGGGCACTGGTTGCGCCTCAACGAGGCGGCCGACCTCTGGTATGCCGGTGGCGGCGCCAGTAACAACACCATCTTTGGCTTTTCCGGCACACCCACAGGATCTCACCGGGAGCTAGCGTACCTGGTGGACTTGGGCATCGTCTTTCACCTGCAGTCGTGGTTGACGGCGTACACCTACTACGGCCATACCTTTGGCCAGCCAGTGGTGGGTGCCACGTTTGCCGGCAGGCAGCTCGATTACGGTTACGTCGAGGTGACCGCCCGCTACTGAGGTCAGCGGTGCCTCGGGCGACCACAAGGGTCGCCCCTACAACGGGGCAACATCGTTTGCCCCGACACCGCCCGCCTCACGTTGCACCGCCACCCACGGGCCAAACCCGCCGCCGCGGCGCAAACCATGACCGACGACGCATCCCGTTGCCGTTGGATCCGCCTGCACGGATCCATTACACCCAATCCGGCGCGTCTCTGGTCTCCATTGTCCGCCCGGACCGGCAATATTTGCCCGTGGCAATCGCGAACGGGCAAATTGCGGTCCGGCGGAGGTCGAAGCGCGGCTGAGGGTGGGGGACGGGATCGCCAGCGGCCCGGGGGCGAGAGGGCCATGTGCGCGCCTGCAAACGGGAACTTTGTGCCCACAGTGTTTCGCAGCGCTGCGAAGCCAGCAACTGCGGCAACGACCCGGCCCAGCTCGTCATGTTCGGTACACTTGTTGCTGCTCCGGGCGCCGCAAGCTGGGCCAGGTTCCGCTTGCAGGAGGATGACAACCGTGATGAATCGCCGCCGCTTTTTGCAGCTTGCCGCTGCTGCGGGTTTGGGCTCCGCGCTGGCACCGCGCGAATTGCTGGCCGGGTTGCGGGTGCTCGCGCCGATTCGGGTCACAAATCCGCTGGAATCTTACCCGAATCGGGATTGGGAGCGCCTCTACCGCGACATCTTCCGCCACGACGGCTCGTTCGTGTTTTTGTGTGCTCCCAACGACACGCACAACTGCTTGCTGCGTGCCTTCGTGAAAAACGATGTCGTCGTGCGGATCGAACCGACCTACGGTTACGCCAAGGCAACAGACTTGTCCGGCAATCGCGCCTCGCCGCGCTGGGATCCGCGTTGCTGTCAAAAAGGGCTGGTGCTGGGCCGGCGGCTGTACGGCGACCGGCGCGTGCGTGGTGCATTCGTCCGCAAGGGCTTCAAAACTTGGGCCGAACGTGGCTTTCCCCGCGATCCCCACACGGGGCGGCCGCCGGCCGAACTCATGAGACGCGGGTGGGACTCGTTCGTGAAAGTGTCCTACGAAGAAGCCTACGCGCTGCATGCCCGCGCTCTGTGGAACATCGCGCAAACTTACAGCGGCGACGAAGGCAAGAAGAGGCTGCTGGCCCAAGGGTACGATCCAACCATGGTGGAAGCGATGGAAGGGGCAGGCGTGCGCACGCTCAAATTTCGCGGCGGAATGGCCAAGTTGGGAGCCACCCGCATCGTGGGCACGTACCGCATGGGCAATCTGATGGCCCTGCTGGATGCGTTCGTGCGCGGCGTCGGGCCCGACCAAGCAAAAGGCGGCAGTTTGTGGGACTCGTATTCCTGGCACACCGACCTACCACCCGGGCACCCTATGGTTCACGGGGATCAAACGTCGGACTTCGAGCTGTTCGATGCCGAGAACGCCAAGCTCCTGCTCGTGTGGGGCATGAACTGGATCACGACGAAAATGCCCGACAGCCACTGGATGACCGAGGCGCGCCAGCGCGGCACGAAAATCGTGGTCATCACTGTCGAATATTCCGCCACCGCGAACAAGGGCGATGAAGTGTTGGTGATTCGCCCGGGCACGGATCCTGCCCTGGCGCTCGGGCTGGCGCACGTGATCGTGAAGGAGAATCTCTACGACCGCGACTTCGTGCAGCGCTTCACGGACTTGCCGCGCCTGGTCCGGTTGGACACCCTCGAGCCCTTGCTCGCCCGCCACGTGTTTCCCGACTACCGCGAGTCGGAACTCTCGAACTGGACCAAGGTACTGGCACCAGGCGAAAAGCCACCACCTACGCCGGCGCAAAATGGCATCCAAATCCCGGCAGCGCTGCGCGAGGAGTTTGGAGACTTTGTGGTGTGGGACGCGAAGACAAACGCACCTGCCGCCGTATCGCGCGATCACGTCGGCGAACACTTCCGCAAAACCGGCATCGAGCCCGCACTCACAGGTGAATTCGACGTGACCTTGGCGAATGGCTCGATCGTGAAAGCACGCCCGGCATTCGATCTGATCCGCCAATATTTGCTGGACACCATGACACCGCAAACGGTCGAAAAAATCACCTGGGCGCCGGCCGCCGCAGTCGAACGCTTGGCGCGCGAGATTGCCGCACAGCGCGGAAAAACGTTGTTCGCCATGGGCATGGGCCCAAATCAGTTCTTCAATAACGACCTCAAGGATCGTGCGGTGTTCTTGGTGGCGGCCCTCACGGGATCGATCGGACAGCACGGCGGCAACGTCGGATCGTACGCCGGCAACTACCGCACCACCTTGCTTTCCGGCGTTCCCGCTTATGCGGCGGAGGATCCGTTCGATCCCCAATTGGACCCGAGCGGGCCGGTGCATATCCGCTCCTTCACGCGTTACGAGTCGCTCCATTACTACGCAGCCGGCGAGCGCATCTTGCGCGAAGGGAGCAAGCAGTTCACCACCGGCCCGCACGTGCCCACGCCCACCAAGGCAATTTGGCTCAGCAACTCCAACTCCCAGATCGCCAACACGAAGTACCACTACGATGTGGTGTTCAACACATTGCCGCGCCAGGAGTGCGTGGTGGTGAACGAGTGGTGGTGGTCGGGATCCTGCGAGTACGCGGACATCGTGTACGGCGTGGATTCATGGCTCGAACTCAAATTCCCCGACCTCACCGCCTCGAATACGAACCCATTTCTTCAGGTGTTTCCCCGCACGCCGCTCAAACGCACCTTCGGCACCGTAAGCGATCTCGAAACCTACGCCGGTGTTTCGGAGGCGCTCGCCGCACTGACGGGGGACCGCCGCTTTGCCGACTACTGGCGCTTTGTGCGCGCCAATCGGGTGGAGGTGTATCTGCAGCGCATTCTCGATCGCAGCGCGCCCACCAAGGGCTACCGGTTCGAAGACTTGGAGGCCCGCGCGGCTCAGGGAATCCCCGCTCTCATGCATGCGCGCACCTATCCTCGCACCTTCTCGTGGGAGCAGGTGCATGAATCGAAACCGTGGTACACCCGCACGGGCCGGCTGGAGTTTTATCGCGGAGAGCCCGAGTTCATCGAGGCAGGAGAAAACCTGATCGTGTACCGCGAGCCGGTGGATTCGACCTTCTTCGATCCCAACGTGATCGTGGCGCGTCCGCACCCGGCGATTCGGCCCAAAACTCCCCGAGACTACGGCTTCGATCCCGAACGGCGCGACTGGTCTGCCCGGCAAGGGCGCAATGTGGTTTTGACACCGGAGGAATTGTTGCACACCCAGCACCCCAACCTCCCACTCGGCTTCCGCTACGTGTTCCACACCCCGAAATACCGCCACGGCTCGCACACCACGCCCATCGACACCGACTTGATGTCGAACTTCTTCGGGCCATTTGGCGACATGTATCGGCGCGACAAGCGCTCCCCCCACGTGGGCGAAGCCTACATTGACATCAACCCCGAAGATGCCCGCGAACTGGGGATCGCGGACGGGGATTACGTGTGGGTGGACGGGGATCCCCAAGACAACCCCTTCCGTGGCTGGAACCAGCCCGGGCGTGAAGCGGAGTACCATGTCGCCCGCCTCCTATGCCGCGCGCGTTACTACCCCGGCACACCGCGTGGCATCACCCGCATGTGGCACAATGGTTACATGGCGACGCCCGGGTCGGTCAAAGGCCATGAAACGCGACCCGACGGCTTGGCCAAGAATCCGGAAACCAACTACCAAGCGTTTTTCCGCTACGGCTCCCATCAATCGCTCACCCGCTCGTGGCTGAAACCCACGCACCAAACGAATTCCCTGATTACTCGCAAACTGTTCGCTCACGAGGTCACCAAGGGCTTTCAAGCCGATGTTCACTGCGTCACCGGCGCGCCTCGTGAAGCGATGTGCAAAATCGCAAAGGCCGAAGACGGCGGACTCGGCGGGAAGGGCTTGTGGCGGCCTGTAGCCCTCGGGCTGCGCCCCGCCAACGAAAGCCCGGCTCTGCAGCAGTATCTGCGCGGTGGTTTCGTCACCGTC
This sequence is a window from Candidatus Binatia bacterium. Protein-coding genes within it:
- a CDS encoding radical SAM protein, yielding MASLARTQPVTAMSSFDLDRSPFTVIWEVTRACDLRCVHCRADAQPRRDPRELSTEEGKRLLEQVRDLQSPVFIFTGGDPLRRPDLFQLIAYGVALGLNVAITPSGTPLLTADVVRKFRAHGVRRMGLSLDGPDAATHDAFRQQPGSFAWSVGALQGARDCGLPTQINTTVTRRNLHLLGAMAELVASLGAVTWSVFFLVRVGRAQEADQLTAAEFEEVFGFLYELSRRVPFQVRTTAAPHYRRYVLQRQAGERRRQAAGAAPLLGTIPQDAPADMPRALQGITDGRGLLFVSHTGEVFPSGFLPLAAGNVRQQSLAEIYRNAPLFRALRDTSLWRGKCRDCEFVRVCGGSRARAYAHCGDPLAEEPLCVYQPRRAERTRSGAPRPGY
- a CDS encoding pyruvate dehydrogenase E1 component — its product is MEIGRTTVKLMPGLNTPYINTIPVEEQPPYPGDLEIERRIRNIIRWNAMAMVVHANKYYPGIGGHISTFASVATLFEVGFNHFFRAPSEHEPGDQVFFQGHASPGVYARAFLEGRLTERHLLAFRREFAEGGGLASYPHPWCMPEFWQFPTVSMGLSPITSIYQARFNRYLRARGLIAHDGGRVWAFLGDGEMDEPEAVGALTLAAREELDNLTWVINCNLQRLDGPVRGNGKIIQELEALFRGAGWNVIKVIWGSDWDPLLARDKKGLLVQRMNEVVDGQYQKYTVESGAYIRQHFFGVHPELLELVADLTDAKLRKLRRGGHDPEKIYAAYKAATEHRGQPTVILAKTIKGYGLGEAGEGRNVTHQQKKLNEKELRSFRDRLGIPIGDAELAETPFYKPPDDSEEIEYLLERRRALGGFVPRRRGHTISLPPPPRSIFEEYYAGSGTREVATTMVLVRLLRQLMSDPELGRLIVPIVADEARTFGMDALFRKFGIYSPKGQLYEPVDSDVVAFYREATDGQLLEEGITEAGAMASFQAAGTAYSTHGVNTIPFFFFYSMFGFQRIGDLIWQNADARGKGFLIGATSGRTTLAGEGLQHQDGHSHVVASTVPTVRAYDPAFAYEIAVIVEEGLRRMYCEREDCFYYLTVTNELYRQPPMPEGVREGILRGCYKLQAADPVGDWPHVHLFGSGAILREAWRAQDLLAERQVAAHVWSVTSWSELRRDALACRRWNMLHPLATPRRSYLETILADEPYPIVAVSDYMKVVGDALAPFVPDGLVALGTDGFGRSDERKVLRRHFEVDAECITVAALALLAERGRVRPEEVARAIEDFGIDPEKPDPARS
- a CDS encoding methylisocitrate lyase, with the translated sequence MNQRERMHELLKKQRPLVMGGVYDGISTRLAQAAGFEALFIGGFSVAASLLGEPDVGYLTQTEMADTARRLCRLTDRPVLVDADTGYGGIVNVERTVELYYRAGAAGLFLEDQVWPKRCGHMRGKQVVETAEWVAKLRAVREHRFGQEMFLVARTDALAVHGIEEAIARARAAFEAGADAIFVEAPESLDQLERIGREAPGIKVANMVEFGRTPLLRPAELWDLGFHIIVTPLAPMLSAARALEATYQWLRQEGTLREHLDQLLPLARWYELVGYKEG